A DNA window from Lachancea thermotolerans CBS 6340 chromosome G complete sequence contains the following coding sequences:
- the TAF10 gene encoding Taf10p (similar to uniprot|Q12030 Saccharomyces cerevisiae YDR167W TAF10 Subunit (145 kDa) of TFIID and SAGA complexes involved in RNA polymerase II transcription initiation and in chromatin modification), translating into MSEHEQVDHEDLNVDEEMNEFDDNEEAPIDNAQLFGNTEDNNEEGPKLDNGSGKLFEIPEFTRKDKTLNEILDMMENNPPIIPDAVIDYYLTKNGFDCADVRVKRLLALATQKFVSDIATDAYEYSRIRSAITVHNSNNGQARARQLILGQQQPGQLTQQQQQQNEKTKANKVVLTVNDLSSAVSEYGLNVSRPDFYR; encoded by the coding sequence atGAGCGAGCACGAACAAGTTGATCATGAGGACCTTAATGTTGATGAGGAGATGAACGAGTTTGATGACAATGAGGAAGCCCCAATCGACAACGCTCAGCTTTTCGGAAATACAGAAGATAATAACGAAGAAGGGCCCAAGCTTGACAACGGATCAGGGAAGCTTTTCGAGATACCAGAATTCACCAGGAAGGACAAAACATTGAACGAAATTCTGGATATGATGGAGAATAATCCACCAATCATACCGGACGCGGTGATAGACTACTACCTGACGAAAAATGGTTTTGATTGTGCTGATGTTAGGGTGAAGAGACTACTTGCTCTGGCAACGCAAAAGTTTGTAAGCGATATTGCCACGGACGCTTACGAGTATTCTCGAATCCGCTCCGCAATCACGGTTCACAACTCCAACAATGGGCAAGCACGTGCTCGCCAATTGATCTTAGGCCAGCAGCAACCTGGTCAGTTAAcccagcagcaacagcaacaaaatgaaaagacGAAGGCCAACAAAGTGGTGCTGACAGTGAACGACCTAAGCAGCGCCGTGTCCGAGTATGGCCTAAACGTATCAAGGCCAGACTTTTACCGTTGA
- the CDC37 gene encoding Hsp90 co-chaperone CDC37 (similar to uniprot|P06101 Saccharomyces cerevisiae YDR168W CDC37 Essential Hsp90p co-chaperone necessary for passage through the START phase of the cell cycle) → MPIDYSKWDKIELSDDSDIEVHPNVDKRSFIRWKQQSIHEERAKRNNDIKNLEFQVNMNGRLNQRVDKMLANLKDADLVDREAVRKFLNANFDKTEKGEEDNVDPNMPPYNEMVEDLFEQLEINAKKVGANPKDGAVIRKLILEHRQKIDAVTKQAKEKLSQLYKEKASLISSDDIRTGFDKGFVNKKAEAENAAAKALTSTQSSAPSEPSLPAPPLNFVSFEDDVMELAPQTKAFGQISPDNIQGSESFLLKNLQIMSEQQKDALMMSAFEFEMEGYSKQAYQVIHQSELISYIREIYDMKKIPYLHVGELTEVVKMFFLKVFYNRSNNQGKKSFLDSVQAKFEHVKKRVKVMQQEEPQEGVETIQLKSLDDSTELQVNLPNFDSKDPEEIKKQNAFKKLPLKMQNAIKTQSLDAINEVFAEMPVEEGEEILEIFNEGSIIGINALLEDEGEFQQLQEKYQSDAGVNKLEAEGQAESHDTEPTRSVNDPQTEISTADVVD, encoded by the coding sequence ATGCCAATTGATTACTCGAAATGGGACAAGATTGAATTGTCCGACGATTCCGATATTGAAGTTCATCCAAACGTTGACAAGCGCTCCTTTATCAGATGGAAACAGCAAAGCATTCACGAGGAGAGAGCCAAGAGAAATAACGATATCAAGAACCTGGAGTTCCAGGTGAACATGAATGGGCGACTCAACCAAAGGGTGGACAAGATGCTGGCAAACCTGAAAGACGCAGACTTAGTGGATCGCGAGGCTGTACGAAAGTTTCTAAACGCCAACTTCGATAAAACGGAAAAGGGCGAGGAGGACAACGTTGATCCTAACATGCCGCCTTACAACGAGATGGTAGAGGACCTTTTCGAACAACTGGAAATCAATGCTAAGAAAGTCGGTGCAAACCCTAAGGATGGTGCTGTCATTCGCAAGTTAATTTTGGAGCACAGACAGAAGATTGATGCAGTCACAAAACAGGCAAAGGAAAAGCTATCTCAGCTGTACAAGGAGAAGGCTTCGCTCATATCTTCTGATGATATCCGCACAGGTTTTGACAAGGGGTTTGTGAACAAGAAGGCGGAAGCAGAAAATGCTGCTGCTAAAGCCTTAACATCTACGCAATCCTCAGCTCCGTCGGAACCCAGCTTACCTGCTCCTCCACTCAACTTTGTAAGCTTCGAAGATGATGTGATGGAACTTGCACCTCAAACCAAAGCGTTTGGCCAAATCTCTCCAGACAACATTCAAGGGTCGGAGTCTTTCTTACTGAAGAACCTGCAAATAATGTcagaacaacaaaaagacgcGCTGATGATGtctgcttttgaatttgaaatgGAGGGCTACAGCAAACAGGCTTATCAGGTCATTCATCAATCTGAGCTAATCTCATACATCAGAGAAATTTACGACATGAAAAAGATTCCTTACTTGCACGTTGGCGAGCTGACGGAGGTGGTGAAaatgttcttcttgaaagtctttTACAACAGGTCGAACAATCAAGGCAAGAAATCCTTTTTGGACTCTGTACAAGCTAAGTTTGAACAcgtcaagaaaagagtcAAGGTCAtgcagcaagaagaaccCCAAGAAGGTGTTGAGACTATTCAATTGAAATCTTTAGATGATTCCACGGAGCTACAGGTCAATCTGCCAAACTTTGACTCCAAGGACCCTGAAGAGATTAAAAAGCAAAacgctttcaaaaagcttccattGAAAATGCAAAACGCCATCAAGACGCAAAGTCTTGATGCGATCAATGAGGTCTTTGCCGAGATGCCAGTCGAAGAAGGTGAGGAAATTCTGGAGATTTTCAATGAGGGGTCCATCATTGGCATCAATGCCTTGTTAGAAGATGAAGGCgaatttcaacaacttcaagagaaaTACCAGAGCGATGCAGGGGTGAAtaagcttgaagctgaagGCCAGGCCGAGAGTCATGATACCGAACCCACTCGCTCTGTCAACGACCCCCAAACCGAAATCAGCACAGCAGATGTGGTTGATTGA